From one Pempheris klunzingeri isolate RE-2024b chromosome 5, fPemKlu1.hap1, whole genome shotgun sequence genomic stretch:
- the dldh gene encoding dihydrolipoyl dehydrogenase, mitochondrial, producing the protein MQSWTQLYRSLATRSHHLPCKLHGAAVLSVRTYADKAAIDADVTVVGSGPGGYVAAIKAAQLGFKTVCVEKNATLGGTCLNVGCIPSKALLNNSYLYHMAHGKDFESRGIEISGISLNLEKMMAQKSGAVKALTGGIAHLFKQNKVTHVNGFGRVTGKNQVTATVVDGSEQVINTKNILIATGSEVTPFPGIQIDEESVVSSTGALSLRKVPEELIVIGAGVIGVELGSVWQRLGSKVTAVEFLGHVGGMGIDMEISKNFQRILQKQGLKFKLGTKVMGATKRPDGKIDVAVEAAAGGKNETLTCDVLLVCIGRRPFTQNLGLDSVGIELDNRGRIPINNRFQTKVPSIYAIGDVVAGPMLAHKAEDEGIICVEGMAGGAVHIDYNCVPSVIYTHPEVAWVGKTEEQIKEEGVPYRVGKFPFAANSRAKTNADTDGMVKILSHKETDRMLGAHILGSGAGEMINEAALAMEYGASCEDVARVCHAHPTVSEAFREANLAASFGKAINF; encoded by the exons ATGCAGAGCTGGACGCAGTTATACCGCTCTCTGGCCACG CGGAGCCACCACCTTCCCTGTAAACTGCACGGAGCTGCAGTTCTGTCGGTCAGGACCTATGCAGATAAAGCAGCAA TCGATGCAGACGTCACAGTGGTGGGCTCCGGGCCCGGTGGCTATGTCGCCGCCATCAAAGCTGCCCAGCTCGGCTTCAAG ACGGTGTGTGTTGAGAAAAATGCCACGCTGGGTGGGACGTGTCTGAACGTGGGCTGCATCCCCTCAAAG GCTCTGCTGAACAACTCCTACTTGTACCACATGGCTCATGGGAAGGACTTTGAGAGCAGAGGCATCGAAA TTTCAGGCATCTCATTGAACCTGGAGAAGATGATGGCTCAGAAGAGCGGGGCTGTCAAAGCGCTCACCGGAGGAATCGCACATCTTTTCAAGCAGAACAAA GTGACCCATGTCAACGGCTTTGGAAGGGTGACGGGGAAGAACCAGGTGACGGCCACGGTAGTAGATGGCAGTGAGCAGGTCATCAACACCAAGAACATCCTCATTGCCACCGGATCCGAGGTCACGCCCTTCCCGGGGATCCAG atcgATGAGGAGAGCGTTGTGTCGTCTACAGGAGCTCTGTCCCTACGGAAAGTTCCTGAGGAGCTGATCGTGATCGGAGCAGGAGTTATCGGAGTCGAGCTG GGGTCAGTGTGGCAGCGTCTGGGCTCTAAAGTCACAGCGGTGGAATTCCTAGGCCACGTGGGCGGCATGGGAATCGACATGGAGATCTCCAAGAACTTCCAGCGTATCCTGCAGAAGCAGGGTCTCAAGTTCAAGCTCGGCACCAAAGTCATGGGCGCCACCAAGCGGCCTGATGGCAAAATCGATGTGGC agtggAGGCGGCGGCCGGAGGGAAGAACGAGACTCTAACGTGCGACGTGCTGCTCGTCTGTATCGGCAGACGACCTTTCACCCAGAACCTGGGTCTGGATTCTGTAGGCATCGAGCTGGACAACAGGGGCCGCATCCCCATCAACAATCGCTTCCAGACCAAAGTACCCAG TATTTATGCCATTGGCGACGTGGTAGCCGGGCCGATGTTGGCCCACAAGGCCGAGGATGAGGGCATCATCTGCGTGGAGGGCATGGCCGGCGGCGCCGTGCACATCGACTACAACTGTGTTCCCTCCGTCATCTACACTCATCCCGAGGTGGCCTGGGTGGGCAAGACCGAAGAGCAGATCAAAGAGGAG ggtGTCCCGTACAGAGTCGGCAAGTTCCCCTTCGCAGCCAACAGCCGAGCAAAGACCAACGCCGACACTGATGGCATGGTTAAGATCCTCAGCcacaaggagacagacaggatgcTGGGAGCTCACATCCTGGGATCT GGGGCAGGAGAGATGATCAATGAAGCTGCTCTGGCCATGGAGTACGGTGCTTCCTGTGAGGACGTTGCCAGAGTCTGCCACGCCCATCCT acGGTGTCGGAGGCCTTCAGAGAAGCCAACCTGGCCGCCTCCTTCGGCAAAGCCATCAACTTCTGA
- the syt8 gene encoding synaptotagmin VIII, with protein MSAHLVTSTTPTPTNTTANPIAAAAAHFFNDLLDQIPLPRWAVYMIFVGGALLLLVGCLCICIKCCCKGKKKKHQKKKDEKINPNGVNGKTTTALVQPDVVDVDYGSTKQQRGKLLYSLDYNAAQSELIVGIKQADGLKAMDLGGSSDPYVKVYICPDKSKTCETKVFRNTLNPVFNEHFSFQITKSSLLKSTVVMQVFDFNRFSKHNIIGELRLPLSSVDWNHVIEEWQHLAEPAKFEDENLGEICISLRYVPTASKLTVVILEAKNLKRMDIGGSSDPYVKVQLALDKRKWKKRKTSVKKKTLNPYYNESFTFDVSFEQIQRVNLVISVWDHDAVTRNDAMGKIFLGCDASGNQLRHWADMLSNPRRPVAQWHILLSAEQVNSTLALKKKIPLSSRLPF; from the exons ATGTCCGCTCACCTGGTCACCTCTACTACCCCCACCCCCACTAACACCACCGCCAACCCCATCGCCGCCGCTGCTGCACACTTCTTCAACGACTTGCTGGACCAGATCCCAC TGCCGCGATGGGCCGTCTACATGATCTTTGTGGGCGGGGCTCTGCTGCTTCTGGTTGGCTGTCTGTGTATCTGCATCAAGTGCTGCtgcaaagggaagaagaagaagcatcaGAAAAAGAAGGATGAGAAGATCAACCCGAACGGAGTCAACGGGAAAACCACCACAGCTCTG GTTCAGCCTGACGTGGTGGATGTGGACTATGGCTCAAccaaacagcagagagggaagctGCTTTACTCTCTGGACTACAACGCCGCTCAGTCTGAG ctcattgtggggatcaaacaggctgatGGCCTGAAGGCCATGGACCTGGGAGGAAGCTCGGACCCGTATGTCAAAGTCTACATCTGCCCAGATAAATCCAAAACCTGTGAGACCAAAGTgttcagaaacacactgaacccTGTTTTCAACGAACACTTCAGCTTCCAG ATAACCAAGTCGTCCCTGCTGAAGTCCACTGTGGTGATGCAGGTGTTCGACTTCAACAGATTctccaaacacaacatcatCGGGGAGCTGCGGCTGCCGCTCAGCAGCGTGGACTGGAACCACGTCATAGAGGAGTGGCAGCACCTCGCCGAGCCCGCCAAGTTTGAG GATGAAAACCTCGGGGAGATCTGCATCTCTCTGCGTTACGTTCCCACCGCCAGCAAACTGACCGTGGTGATCCTGGAGGCCAAAAACCTGAAGAGGATGGACATCGGAGGGAGTTCAG ATCCCTACGTGAAGGTGCAGCTGGCTCTGGACAAGAGGAAGTGGAAGAAAAGGAAGACGTCTGTCAAAAAGAAGACGCTGAACCCTTATTACAACGAGTCCTTTACCTTTGACGTGTCGTTTGAACAAATCCAG AGGGTCAACCTGGTCATCTCGGTGTGGGACCACGATGCCGTGACCCGAAACGACGCCATGGGGAAGATCTTCTTGGGCTGCGACGCCTCGGGAAACCAGCTGAGGCACTGGGCGGACATGTTGTCCAACCCGCGGCGGCCGGTCGCTCAGTGGCACATCCTGCTGTCGGCTGAGCAGGTCAACTCCACCCTGgccctgaaaaagaaaatcccccTCTCCAGCAGACTGCCCTTCTGA
- the LOC139201546 gene encoding uncharacterized protein isoform X1: protein MEAEEEWTRNLGAHAQLLDKKVPCRQNGRIGLVRTLHSLLKTRNTLQIQTVSRPECAGSCPNLMMSRSDHVTARPAPVALTPQLPPRAHRPLCMSVSSDSSGRFKALETQEWKNNLKAQMEQAHSAGAASSTGSLERASLFCTTASSPVDILSKSKSSSRFSLFSPPWNSSSESDSNPPSRSGSKKLRNYSRRAATGPAGARAADTPEPKPGGPEHFQYSEPVISKVTDYIYIGNLNAAYSGRTLCRNNIDSIIDMSSVPGEPGPSLSIIPCTCSRGARHSWSRLKVDIGDVPDALGDGPALKQRCFEDINECINASTEKRKRVLVHCRDGFSLAPTCIIQYLMVKQNMRLIAAYELLRAKYPVNIRECHQNVLVSLERALRPGGNIDPEDFKQAISRKVAWT, encoded by the exons aTGGAGGCCGAGGAGGAGTGGACCAGAAACCTGGGTGCACACGCACAGCTGCTGGATAAAAAGGTGCCCTGCAGGCAGAATGGACGGATCG GTTTAGTGAGAACCCTCCACAGTCTTCTGAAGACCCGCAACACGCTGCAGATTCAGACCGTCAGCCGCCCAGAATGTGCCG GCTCCTGTCCAAACTTGATGATGAGTAGGAGTGACCACGTCACCGCGAGGCCCGCCCCTGTGGCCCTCACCCCACAGCTGCCCCCCCGGGCTCACCGGCCCCTCTGCATGTCGGTGTCCTCCGACAGCAGCGGACGCTTCAAAGCTCTGGAGACGCAGGAGTGGAAGAACAACCTCAAAGCTCAG atGGAGCAGGCCCACAGTGCAGGAGCTGCCAGCAGCACCGGCTCTCTGGAGCGAGCATCCCTGTTCTGCACCACGGCGTCCAGCCCCGTGGACATCCTCAGCAAGAGCAAATCCTCCAGCcgcttctccctcttctctcctccctggaACAGCAGCTCGGAGTCCGACTCCAACCCCCCGTCCCGCTCCGGCTCCAAGAAGCTGCGGAACTACAGCAGGAGGGCTGCCACGGGGCCGGCTGGTGCCAGGGCCGCCGACACACCTGAGCCCAAACCAGGCGGCCCAGAACACTTCCAGTACTCTGAGCCCGTCATCTCCAAGGTGACAGACTACATCTATATCGGCAACCTGAATGCGGCATACAGCGGGCGCACACTGTGCCGCAACAACATTGACAGCATCATCGATATGAGCAGCGTGCCGGGAGAACCGGGCCCCAGCCTCAGCATCATACCATGCACTTGCTCTCGTGGCGCTCGCCACAGCTGGTCCCGCCTCAAGGTGGACATTGGAGACGTGCCGGACGCCCTGGGCGACGGCCCAGCTCTGAAGCAGCGCTGCTTCGAAGACATCAACGAGTGTATTAACGCCTCCACCGAAAAGAGAAAGCGTGTTCTGGTCCACTGTCGAGACGGGTTCTCTTTGGCGCCGACGTGCATCATCCAGTACCTGAtggtcaaacaaaacatgagGCTTATTGCTGCCTATGAGCTGCTTAGGGCCAAGTACCCAGTCAACATCAGGGAGTGCCACCAGAATGTGCTTGTGAGCCTGGAGAGGGCGCTGAGGCCCGGGGGCAACATCGACCCTGAGGACTTCAAACAGGCCATCTCACGTAAAGTGGCGTGGACCTGA
- the LOC139201546 gene encoding uncharacterized protein isoform X2 — translation MEAEEEWTRNLGAHAQLLDKKVPCRQNGRIGSCPNLMMSRSDHVTARPAPVALTPQLPPRAHRPLCMSVSSDSSGRFKALETQEWKNNLKAQMEQAHSAGAASSTGSLERASLFCTTASSPVDILSKSKSSSRFSLFSPPWNSSSESDSNPPSRSGSKKLRNYSRRAATGPAGARAADTPEPKPGGPEHFQYSEPVISKVTDYIYIGNLNAAYSGRTLCRNNIDSIIDMSSVPGEPGPSLSIIPCTCSRGARHSWSRLKVDIGDVPDALGDGPALKQRCFEDINECINASTEKRKRVLVHCRDGFSLAPTCIIQYLMVKQNMRLIAAYELLRAKYPVNIRECHQNVLVSLERALRPGGNIDPEDFKQAISRKVAWT, via the exons aTGGAGGCCGAGGAGGAGTGGACCAGAAACCTGGGTGCACACGCACAGCTGCTGGATAAAAAGGTGCCCTGCAGGCAGAATGGACGGATCG GCTCCTGTCCAAACTTGATGATGAGTAGGAGTGACCACGTCACCGCGAGGCCCGCCCCTGTGGCCCTCACCCCACAGCTGCCCCCCCGGGCTCACCGGCCCCTCTGCATGTCGGTGTCCTCCGACAGCAGCGGACGCTTCAAAGCTCTGGAGACGCAGGAGTGGAAGAACAACCTCAAAGCTCAG atGGAGCAGGCCCACAGTGCAGGAGCTGCCAGCAGCACCGGCTCTCTGGAGCGAGCATCCCTGTTCTGCACCACGGCGTCCAGCCCCGTGGACATCCTCAGCAAGAGCAAATCCTCCAGCcgcttctccctcttctctcctccctggaACAGCAGCTCGGAGTCCGACTCCAACCCCCCGTCCCGCTCCGGCTCCAAGAAGCTGCGGAACTACAGCAGGAGGGCTGCCACGGGGCCGGCTGGTGCCAGGGCCGCCGACACACCTGAGCCCAAACCAGGCGGCCCAGAACACTTCCAGTACTCTGAGCCCGTCATCTCCAAGGTGACAGACTACATCTATATCGGCAACCTGAATGCGGCATACAGCGGGCGCACACTGTGCCGCAACAACATTGACAGCATCATCGATATGAGCAGCGTGCCGGGAGAACCGGGCCCCAGCCTCAGCATCATACCATGCACTTGCTCTCGTGGCGCTCGCCACAGCTGGTCCCGCCTCAAGGTGGACATTGGAGACGTGCCGGACGCCCTGGGCGACGGCCCAGCTCTGAAGCAGCGCTGCTTCGAAGACATCAACGAGTGTATTAACGCCTCCACCGAAAAGAGAAAGCGTGTTCTGGTCCACTGTCGAGACGGGTTCTCTTTGGCGCCGACGTGCATCATCCAGTACCTGAtggtcaaacaaaacatgagGCTTATTGCTGCCTATGAGCTGCTTAGGGCCAAGTACCCAGTCAACATCAGGGAGTGCCACCAGAATGTGCTTGTGAGCCTGGAGAGGGCGCTGAGGCCCGGGGGCAACATCGACCCTGAGGACTTCAAACAGGCCATCTCACGTAAAGTGGCGTGGACCTGA
- the LOC139201546 gene encoding dual specificity protein phosphatase MPK-4 isoform X3, which translates to MMSRSDHVTARPAPVALTPQLPPRAHRPLCMSVSSDSSGRFKALETQEWKNNLKAQMEQAHSAGAASSTGSLERASLFCTTASSPVDILSKSKSSSRFSLFSPPWNSSSESDSNPPSRSGSKKLRNYSRRAATGPAGARAADTPEPKPGGPEHFQYSEPVISKVTDYIYIGNLNAAYSGRTLCRNNIDSIIDMSSVPGEPGPSLSIIPCTCSRGARHSWSRLKVDIGDVPDALGDGPALKQRCFEDINECINASTEKRKRVLVHCRDGFSLAPTCIIQYLMVKQNMRLIAAYELLRAKYPVNIRECHQNVLVSLERALRPGGNIDPEDFKQAISRKVAWT; encoded by the exons ATGATGAGTAGGAGTGACCACGTCACCGCGAGGCCCGCCCCTGTGGCCCTCACCCCACAGCTGCCCCCCCGGGCTCACCGGCCCCTCTGCATGTCGGTGTCCTCCGACAGCAGCGGACGCTTCAAAGCTCTGGAGACGCAGGAGTGGAAGAACAACCTCAAAGCTCAG atGGAGCAGGCCCACAGTGCAGGAGCTGCCAGCAGCACCGGCTCTCTGGAGCGAGCATCCCTGTTCTGCACCACGGCGTCCAGCCCCGTGGACATCCTCAGCAAGAGCAAATCCTCCAGCcgcttctccctcttctctcctccctggaACAGCAGCTCGGAGTCCGACTCCAACCCCCCGTCCCGCTCCGGCTCCAAGAAGCTGCGGAACTACAGCAGGAGGGCTGCCACGGGGCCGGCTGGTGCCAGGGCCGCCGACACACCTGAGCCCAAACCAGGCGGCCCAGAACACTTCCAGTACTCTGAGCCCGTCATCTCCAAGGTGACAGACTACATCTATATCGGCAACCTGAATGCGGCATACAGCGGGCGCACACTGTGCCGCAACAACATTGACAGCATCATCGATATGAGCAGCGTGCCGGGAGAACCGGGCCCCAGCCTCAGCATCATACCATGCACTTGCTCTCGTGGCGCTCGCCACAGCTGGTCCCGCCTCAAGGTGGACATTGGAGACGTGCCGGACGCCCTGGGCGACGGCCCAGCTCTGAAGCAGCGCTGCTTCGAAGACATCAACGAGTGTATTAACGCCTCCACCGAAAAGAGAAAGCGTGTTCTGGTCCACTGTCGAGACGGGTTCTCTTTGGCGCCGACGTGCATCATCCAGTACCTGAtggtcaaacaaaacatgagGCTTATTGCTGCCTATGAGCTGCTTAGGGCCAAGTACCCAGTCAACATCAGGGAGTGCCACCAGAATGTGCTTGTGAGCCTGGAGAGGGCGCTGAGGCCCGGGGGCAACATCGACCCTGAGGACTTCAAACAGGCCATCTCACGTAAAGTGGCGTGGACCTGA